The following proteins are co-located in the Flavobacteriales bacterium genome:
- a CDS encoding ATP-binding protein, with amino-acid sequence MAENYTEDSIKSLDWKEHIRMRPGMYIGKLGDGSAYDDGIYVLVKEVVDNCIDEYVMGNGRKIEITIKDNKVSVRDYGRGIPLGKVVDCVSKINTGGKYDSQAFKKSVGLNGVGTKAVNALSSYFKAGSIREGKLKEAEFEKGEVTNNANLQKTKEETGTSIEFIPDESIFGKYHFVNEYIEKLLWNYVYLNTGLSIWFNGKRYHSKNGLLDLLNANISGSTLYPIIHLSGYDIEVAITHGASYGEEYYSFVNGQHTTQGGTHHSAFREAVVRVVRDFFKKEYDAIDVRSSIIAAISIKVMEPVFESQTKTKLGSQYVEEGGVTIRNFIMDFLKTDLDNFFHKNPDVTEAIQKKILQSEKERKDMAGIRKIARERAKNANLHNKKLRDCRVHYN; translated from the coding sequence GGCAGAAAATTACACTGAAGACAGTATAAAGTCGCTAGACTGGAAGGAGCACATCAGGATGCGTCCCGGTATGTACATTGGTAAGTTAGGAGATGGTTCTGCTTACGATGACGGTATCTATGTGCTTGTTAAAGAGGTGGTTGATAATTGCATAGATGAATATGTAATGGGTAATGGTAGGAAAATAGAAATTACCATTAAAGACAATAAAGTTTCTGTTCGAGACTACGGTAGAGGAATTCCATTGGGCAAAGTAGTCGATTGCGTTTCTAAGATTAATACTGGTGGTAAATACGATTCCCAAGCGTTTAAAAAATCTGTAGGATTAAACGGGGTTGGAACCAAGGCAGTAAATGCGTTGTCTAGTTATTTCAAAGCAGGATCCATCCGCGAAGGCAAATTGAAAGAAGCTGAGTTTGAAAAAGGAGAAGTCACAAACAATGCTAATCTTCAGAAGACAAAAGAAGAGACAGGAACTAGCATCGAGTTTATTCCAGACGAATCAATTTTTGGTAAATATCATTTTGTAAATGAATATATAGAAAAGCTGTTATGGAATTATGTATATCTAAACACTGGCTTATCTATATGGTTTAATGGAAAGAGATATCATTCTAAGAATGGTTTATTAGACTTGTTAAATGCCAATATTTCAGGATCTACTTTATATCCAATTATTCATTTGTCGGGCTATGATATCGAAGTTGCCATTACGCATGGTGCTTCGTACGGCGAGGAGTATTATTCGTTTGTGAACGGCCAGCACACAACACAAGGAGGTACACATCATTCTGCGTTTAGAGAAGCGGTAGTGCGAGTTGTAAGAGACTTCTTTAAAAAAGAATATGATGCAATAGATGTTCGGTCTTCTATAATAGCAGCAATAAGTATTAAGGTGATGGAGCCAGTTTTTGAGTCACAAACAAAAACCAAACTAGGTTCTCAATATGTAGAAGAAGGTGGAGTTACCATCCGAAATTTCATCATGGATTTCTTGAAAACAGATCTAGATAATTTCTTTCACAAAAACCCAGATGTTACTGAGGCGATCCAAAAGAAAATCCTTCAATCTGAAAAAGAAAGAAAGGATATGGCTGGTATTCGTAAGATTGCCAGAGAAAGAGCCAAGAATGCAAATCTGCATAACAAAAAACTAAGAGATTGTAGAGTTCATTATAAC